A single genomic interval of Ischnura elegans chromosome 3, ioIscEleg1.1, whole genome shotgun sequence harbors:
- the LOC124156379 gene encoding proteasome subunit beta type-5, translated as MALADVCGYEIGSSFKPFRGFDNPHTEIDLNCGNFLKNTDLAVPPFPDPTLSFEKLAVDETGKSIKIKFDHGTTTLGFKYKGGVVLAVDSRATGGQFIGSQSMKKIVEINDYLLGTLAGGAADCVYWDRVLAKQCRMYELRNRERISVAAASKLMANMVYNYKGMGLSMGMMIAGWDKRGPGLYYVDSEGTRTKGTVFSVGSGSIYAFGVLDSGYNWNLSDEEAYDLGRRAIYHATHRDAYSGGIVRVYHMKSTGWESISHEDCKALHYKYLEEKKA; from the exons ATGGCATTAGCTGATGTTTGTGGATATGAAATCGGAAGTTCCTTCAAACCGTTTCGTGGGTTTGATAATCCACACACAGAAATTGATCTTAACTgtggaaactttttgaaaaataccGATCTTGCGGTTCCTCCGTTCCCTGAT CCCACtctaagttttgaaaaattggcGGTCGATGAGACTGGGAAAAGTATTAAAATCAAGTTCGATCATGGTACCACGACGTTGGGTTTCAAGTATAAGGGAGGAGTTGTCCTTGCTGTCGACTCTCGTGCCACCGGAGGCCAATTTATCG GTTCCCAGTCAATGaagaaaattgtagaaataaATGATTACTTGCTCGGCACTTTGGCTGGCGGAGCTGCAGATTGTGTGTATTGGGATCGAGTTCTGGCTAAACAGTGTCGTATGTATGAACTTCGCAACAGAGAAAGGATTTCAGTGGCTGCAGCTTCCAAACTGATGGCCAATATGGTCTATAATTATAAGGGCATGGGACTATCTATGGGAATGATGATTGCTGGGTGGGACAAGAGG GGACCTGGGCTGTACTATGTTGATAGTGAAGGTACACGAACCAAAGGGACTGTCTTCTCTGTTGGTTCTGGGTCTATTTATGCATTTGGAGTGCTCGACTCAGGTTATAACTGGAATCTATCTGATGAAGAAGCTTATGACTTGGGCAGACGAGCAATTTATCATGCAACCCACAGGGATGCTTACAGTGGTGGCATTGTTAGAG tGTACCACATGAAAAGCACTGGCTGGGAAAGCATTTCTCATGAAGACTGCAAAGCGTTGCATTACAAGTATTTGGAAGAGAAGAAAGCATGA